In Papaver somniferum cultivar HN1 chromosome 1, ASM357369v1, whole genome shotgun sequence, a genomic segment contains:
- the LOC113356084 gene encoding uncharacterized protein LOC113356084 yields the protein MIKKLIDAEDLKEYVHLPELAQRNHRSKTVHLPESDKMINTISHSEHSGSSLTSQISKRLRRQFESHEIYKIDGKEVEEHEEWMNVALTFFADDVDEDMEDHNDPLVLTFPVSGWNIKKIFIYGGSSVNVLVYDTFKRMKLNDEHLMFSYYIIYGFNREVSKPLEDIILKVKEGPMKLSTRFSVVDAPSPYNVIIGRRWVHLLKGVAATYHQYLRFPTRKEKWRSKETKLPQQSARSKIPSST from the coding sequence atgattaaGAAGTTGATTGATGCTGAAGACCTCAAAGAGTACGTCCATCTCCCAGAACTGGCTCAAAGGAACCATCGCAGCAAGACCGTACACTTACCTGAGAGTGATAAAATGATCAACACCATCTCCCATTCCGAGCATTCAGGATCTTCGTTGACGAGTCAAATAAGCAAAAGATTAAGAAGGCAATTTGAATCTCATGAGATATACAAGATCGACGGAAAAGAAGTTGAAGAGCACGAAGAATGGATGAACGTAGCGCTGACCTTTTTTGCCGATGACGTGGACGAAGATATGGAGGATCACAACGACCCCCTAGTTCTTACTTTTCCAGTCTCAGGATGGAATATAAAGAAGATATTTATTTACGGTGGAAGCTCAGTTAACGTTCTGGTCTATGACActttcaaacggatgaagctgaACGACGAACATTTGATGTTTTCTTACTACATCATCTATGGGTTCAATAGAGAGGTATCAAAACCCTTGGAAGACATTATTCTTAAAGTCAAGGAAGGCCCCATGAAGTTAAGCACCAGATTCAGTGTAGTTGATGCACCATCTCCATACAATGTAATCATTGGACGACGATGGGTACACCTACTTAAAGGGGTAGCAGCGACGTatcaccaatatctcagattcccaacccGGAAGGAGAAATGGAGATCAAAGGAGACCAAGTTACCGCAACAGAGCGCCAGATCCAAGATACCAAGCTCAACATGA